Sequence from the Ancalomicrobiaceae bacterium S20 genome:
GCGACGCCGGACAAGGGCCTGTTCACGGCGATCGTCGCCGGCTTCATCATCTCGGCCTTCGGCGGCAGCCGGTTCCAGATCGGCGGGCCGACGGCGGCCTTCATCGTGGTCGTCTACCGGATCATGGAGCATCACGGCTACGCGGGCCTGGCGCTCGCTACGCTGCTCGCGGGCTTCATCCTCGTCGCGGTCGGGTTCCTCAGGCTCGGAACCTACATCAAATACATCCCCTATCCGGTCACGATCGGCTTCACCGCCGGCATCGGCATCACGATCTTCGTCAGCCAGGTCGCCGATCTGTTCGGCCTGGAGGCCGGCAAGCTGCCCGGCGACTTCATTCCGAAGGTCGAGGCGTTGATCAAGGCCTTGCCGACGGTGAACCCGGAAGCGCTGGTGCTGTCGGCCTTCTCGATCGCCATCATTCTGGTCCTGCGCCGCCACCGGCCGAAATGGCCGGGCTTCCTGATCGCGGTCGTCGCCGCCTCGGCGGTCGTCACGCTGTTTCATCTGCCGGTCGTGACGATCGGCTCCAAGTTCGGCGGCATTCCGCGCGTGCCTCCGTCGCCGGCGCTGCCGGCCTTCTCGCTCGAGATGGTGCAGGCGGTCCTTCCGGACGCGATCACGATCGCGGTGCTCGCCGGCATCGAATCGCTGCTCTCGGCCGTGGTCGCCGACGGCATGACCGGGAGGCGGCACCGGTCGAACTGCGAACTGGTCGCGCAGGGGCTCGCCAACATCGTGTCGCCGCTGTTCGGCGGCCTGCCGGCGACCGGCGCTATCGCCCGCACCGCGACCAATATCCGCTCCGGCTCGACCGGCCCGATCTCGGGCATCCTGCACGCGGTGTTCCTGCTCGCCTTCATGCTGGTCGCCGCCCCGCTCGCCTCCTACGTGCCGCTCGCCGTGCTCGCCGCGATCCTGGCGATCGTCGCCTGGAACATGAGCGAGGTGCATGTCGTGATGCGCCTGCTCGAGAATTCCAGCTGGGGCGACCGGACGGTGCTGCTCGCCACCATGGGTCTGACGGTGTTCTACGACCTCACGGTCGGCATCGAGGTCGGCGTGGTTCTGTCGGCGATTCTGTTCATGCACCACATGGCCGAGGCGGTGGCGATCGAGCGTACCGTCGCCGGACCGCTGGTCGAGGGCGACCGCAAGGACGACCGCTCGCGGCCCTACGATCCGACGCTCGCGACCGACCGCGACACGGTGGTCTACCGGATCAACGGGCCGTTCTTCTTCGGCGCGGCCAACCAGCTCGCGGTGACGCTCGACCGGATCGGCACGCGGCCGAAGCGGCTGATCCTCGACTTCGCCGGCGTGCCGCTGGTCGATTCGACCGGCGCGGCGGCGCTGAAGGGCGTCATCGACGATGCAGCGAAGAAGGGCACCACGGTGGTGCTGGCCGCGACCTCGCGGCCGGTGCGGCGCTCGCTGGTGCGCTTCGGCATCAAGCGGCCACATGTGGCGGTCACGACGGCGCCGAGCGTCGAGGACGCGCTCGGCGGCAAGGTGTCGGAGACGCTGGCGGAGTGACCGGCACGCCGCCCGCTGGCAGCACGACCAGTCGCGGTCGATATTCCACCACATCGACAAAGGGGTGCGGCCAACGCCGCACCCTTTTTTCATGTCCGCGCGGGCAAGAACCGGCGGCGCGGTCCGACATTCATTCAACCCGCTCGAGGCGATGCGCGGGGCTCAATGCCCCCTGCGGGCCTTCTCGCGCTTGGCCTTGGCCATCACGTTCAGCGCCTCGACGCCGGCGGCGAAGGCCATGGCCGAGTAGATGTAGCCGCGCGGGATATGGAAGCCGAGGCCGTCGGCGACCAGCGCCACGCCGATCAGCATCAGGAAGGCGAGCGCCAGCACCTTGGTGGTCGGGTGGCGCTCGATGAAGGCCGAGACCGGGCCGGAGGCGACATACATGACGCCGACGGCGAT
This genomic interval carries:
- a CDS encoding SulP family inorganic anion transporter, with protein sequence MPKLVSSLREGYSFNRFVADTVAGLTVAIVALPLAMGIAIASGATPDKGLFTAIVAGFIISAFGGSRFQIGGPTAAFIVVVYRIMEHHGYAGLALATLLAGFILVAVGFLRLGTYIKYIPYPVTIGFTAGIGITIFVSQVADLFGLEAGKLPGDFIPKVEALIKALPTVNPEALVLSAFSIAIILVLRRHRPKWPGFLIAVVAASAVVTLFHLPVVTIGSKFGGIPRVPPSPALPAFSLEMVQAVLPDAITIAVLAGIESLLSAVVADGMTGRRHRSNCELVAQGLANIVSPLFGGLPATGAIARTATNIRSGSTGPISGILHAVFLLAFMLVAAPLASYVPLAVLAAILAIVAWNMSEVHVVMRLLENSSWGDRTVLLATMGLTVFYDLTVGIEVGVVLSAILFMHHMAEAVAIERTVAGPLVEGDRKDDRSRPYDPTLATDRDTVVYRINGPFFFGAANQLAVTLDRIGTRPKRLILDFAGVPLVDSTGAAALKGVIDDAAKKGTTVVLAATSRPVRRSLVRFGIKRPHVAVTTAPSVEDALGGKVSETLAE